The nucleotide sequence TTGTGAAGCTCCAACCGTGACAAGAATTTCTTCCTGTGCTGAGTATTGTACTCCATAAGACTGCAACAAATATTGAGAAATAGCCTCACGCAATTCCAACAAGCCTGCATTTGCTGTATAAGCTGTAAATCCATCTTCCAATGATTGAATACTTGCTTCACATACAGACCATGGTGTGACAAAATCAGGCTCTCCAACACCAAGAGAAATGACGTCATCCATGCTTGCCGCTAAATCAAAAAAACGACGAATACCAGACGGCTTCAATTCTTGGACAGTCTTCGATAAGTATGTTCCACTCATGGTGACACCACAATTCTGCGATCTTTTTCTTTTTCAGCAAAAATCGTTCCGTCATGCTTATATTTTTTCATAATAAAATGAGTCGTAGTTGATAAGACAGAATCCAATGTTGATAGCTTTTCTGAAACAAAGCGCGATACTTGGTGAAGTGTTTTTCCTTCTATGATAACGGACAAATCATATGCCCCAGACATCAAATAGACTGACTTCACTTCATCAAAACGGTAAATTCTTTCGGCAATATCATCGAACCCGACATCTCTTTTTGGTGTAACTTTCACGTCAATCATTGCTGTTACACCTTGCTGGACATTCACTTTTTGCCAATCAACAACTGTTGAATATTTTAAAATGACTTTCTCCTCTTCTAACTGTGAAATCATTTTTTCAATTTCAGCGTCCGTACAATCAAGCATCTTTGCTAGATCTGAGATTGGCAACCGTCCATTCTTCTCTAATACTTCCAGTAGCTCAAGTTCCTTTTCCCCCATGTTAACGAACATCCTTTCCTAACTGATTTCAATACGATGAATAAAAGATTTTCTACCCATTATAGCAGAAAATACTGATAATTTAAGCTTCATTAATGGAATTTTCTCATAGCTTTTATATAACAGATTATTTTTTGCTGAAAACAAAGGGATTAACGGCCTAATTCTTTCCACAATTTATAAAAATAAGCTGTATTTTGCTGAACAGCAGAAGCATCCTTCGCTTCAATGGCACCTTTCATTTGATAGATTGAAGCTGTAACG is from Bacillus tianshenii and encodes:
- a CDS encoding Lrp/AsnC family transcriptional regulator; its protein translation is MGEKELELLEVLEKNGRLPISDLAKMLDCTDAEIEKMISQLEEEKVILKYSTVVDWQKVNVQQGVTAMIDVKVTPKRDVGFDDIAERIYRFDEVKSVYLMSGAYDLSVIIEGKTLHQVSRFVSEKLSTLDSVLSTTTHFIMKKYKHDGTIFAEKEKDRRIVVSP